One Candidatus Binatus sp. genomic region harbors:
- a CDS encoding S1C family serine protease — translation MLEKVLRATVGVHSHIPATHVSTAIGLGTDRRGTGTIISSDGLILTVHYLLLGAQNVIVTLPDGEQHEAKIVGKDYTTGLGVLKIDRERLPFVEVVSSDSCVIGQEAFTVSSMGGEKRCADCGIITYLGPFDAVWEFVLDRCVCVTASSLNIGMSGGPICNARSQVIGVSYLNFADLSRAILGVPGDNVLTVRDELTKFGRRVTAAPRAWLGLLSYTLREHVVVAGVMPGGPGEKAGLQQGDLLLEINGNEVNDRRLLYEALRNHNPGENIQLKVLRNSRVFQLEVPSIRAEDYFA, via the coding sequence GTGCTTGAGAAAGTTCTGCGCGCCACCGTCGGCGTGCATTCGCACATCCCCGCGACGCACGTCTCGACCGCGATCGGACTCGGCACCGATCGGCGCGGCACCGGCACGATCATCAGCAGCGACGGTCTCATCCTGACGGTGCACTACCTGCTGCTCGGGGCGCAGAACGTAATCGTGACGCTGCCGGACGGCGAGCAGCACGAAGCGAAAATCGTCGGCAAGGATTACACCACCGGACTCGGCGTGCTGAAGATCGATCGCGAACGCCTGCCATTCGTCGAGGTGGTTTCGAGCGACAGTTGCGTCATCGGGCAGGAGGCATTCACGGTTTCGAGCATGGGCGGTGAAAAGCGATGCGCCGATTGCGGCATCATCACCTACCTCGGGCCGTTCGATGCGGTGTGGGAATTCGTGCTCGACAGATGCGTCTGCGTCACCGCGTCGTCGCTCAATATCGGGATGAGCGGCGGGCCGATTTGCAATGCCAGGTCGCAGGTAATCGGGGTGTCGTACCTGAATTTCGCCGATCTGAGCCGTGCGATTCTGGGCGTACCGGGCGACAACGTACTCACCGTGCGTGACGAGCTTACGAAATTCGGCCGCCGCGTAACCGCCGCCCCGCGCGCGTGGCTGGGCCTGCTGTCGTACACGCTGCGGGAGCACGTCGTGGTGGCGGGCGTGATGCCCGGCGGACCGGGCGAGAAGGCGGGATTGCAGCAGGGCGATCTGTTGCTCGAAATCAACGGCAATGAGGTGAACGATCGCCGCCTGCTGTACGAGGCGCTGCGCAATCACAACCCCGGCGAGAACATCCAGTTGAAGGTGCTGCGCAACAGCCGCGTGTTCCAGCTCGAGGTTCCATCGATTCGCGCCGAAGATTACTTCGCTTGA